Below is a window of Lacrimispora xylanolytica DNA.
AGAGGATATGGCCGCTTGTCGGTTCCTCCAGGCGGTTTAAGCACCGAAGAAATGTACTCTTACCGGAACCGGAAGGACCGATGACACAGACCACATCTCCTTTGTAGATATCAACGGAAATGTCCTTAAGGACCTCCAAATCACCGAATTTCTTTCCCAGATTCTGAACCTGGATTAAGGGGTTTCCCATTTCATTAATGCTCACTCTTTTTCAGCCTCCTCTCCAGTAATGTTACAAGATATGAAAATACCATTACCATGACCAGATAAATAAGGGCCACAGAGATCAGAGGAAAAAATGCGGAATAGGTCCGGCTTTTTATAATATCACCGCCCTTTGTTAAATCCTGGAGACCTATGTATCCGGCTACGGACGTCTCCTTTAACAGGACGATGAACTCGTTGGCCAGAGTAGGAACCACATTTTTGAAGGCCTGGGGCATAATGATAAACCACATGGTCTGGGCATAATTAAAGCCCAGGCTTCGTCCTGCTTCAAACTGTCCCCGCTCAATGGAACTGATTCCGCTTCGGAAAATCTCTGCCACGTAGGCGCCGGAGTTGATTCCGAATGCCAGGATTGCAGTAAATATCTGCCCCGGATCATGAAATGAAAATATAATGAAATACATGATCATAAGCTGTACAACCACCGGCGTTCCGCGGATAACGGTCAAATAAACACTACAGATGGCATTTAAAATCTTTAATCTGCCGGTATTTTCATAGGTGGAGCGAATGATGGCAACCAAAAATCCTAATAAAATACCAATCAAAACTGCAAAAAACGTGATTTTCAGCGTATTTTGCAGACCTTCCGTAATGTATTTCCAACGATCATCCACAATAAAATTCTGATAAAAATCATCCCTTAGCTTTTCCCACATGGCACTCTTCCTTTTTCTTAATTTGCAGTAATGTATTTATCTATGATTTTCTGCAATTCGCCAGAGTCCTTTAATTCCTTAATGGCTCCGTTCATCTTCTCTAATAATTCTGTATTGCCTTTTTTAACAGCAATGGCATACTCTTCTTCTGTAAATGCTTCATCAAGAATCTTTAATCCTGTATTATCCTTAACGAATACAGTTGCAGGCTCACGGTCAATAACAACCGCATCGATTTTATCCTGAGTAAGAGCCATTACAGCATCCATTCCTTTGTTAAAACGCTGTACAGCGGCATCCTTGATATCATCTGCATAGATATCACCGGTCGTTCCAGTCTGAACGCCTACCTTCTTTCCTTCCAGACCATCTGGATTAACAATGTCGCTTCCTTCTTTTACGATAATGACCTGAGCAGCTTTTGCATAAGTATCAGTGAAATCAACGTTTTTCTTACGGTCTTCATTCACAGTCATACCAGCAGCCGTAAAATCTGCCTTTCCTGACTGTACGGCTGGAATCAGAGAATCAAATGCCATATCCTGAATCTCAAGCTCCATGCCTAATTTATCAGCGATTGCCTTAGCGATCTCTGCATCAATACCAACAATTTCATTATTGTTATGGTATTCATAAGGTGGGAATTCGGCATTGGTGACCATAACAAGCTTTCCACCTGCTGCACTTTCTGCTGTTTTTGTCTCTGCAGCAGTGCTTTCTGCTCCTGCTTTTTCCGTTGCTTTCGCAGTTGTTTCTGTTTTAGTACCTGTTCCGCCACAAGCGGTTAAAACTGCGGCCATACATACGGCAGCGGCTATTGCGATTACATTCTTCTTCATAATGCTTCCTCCTTATATGCACAAATCTGCATAATTATTAAACAAAGTATCAGTTATACATTATATAGCATTTTCGGAATTAATCAAGTACTTCGTCCTAAGAAAACGCTTAATTTTATACATCGTTTCATTTACCTTGCATGTTTTTTTCCAATCCTTTATAATATAGTTTAAATTTGGATGACAGGTAGAATTGAGGGTATCAATATGAAGGATTTCCTTGAAAAAACCGCATGGCCTATGAATCCGCCGCTCCCTTACTCCTTGTTTCATATTCTCTTTCTGGCGGTGGGGCTTACACTGGCTGTTTTACTGGCCTATTATACCAGCAGGAGAATTGATAAAAAGAAGCTTCCGCGCCTGCTTTTTATCTGTGGGCTGGTCCTTTTAGGCACGGAGCTTTGGAAGCAGCTTTTTCTTTATTATGTAGTCAATGAGCAGACCTATAACTGGTGGTATTTTCCATTTCAGCTTTGCAGCCTTCCCATGTATTTTTGCCTCCTCCTTCCCTTTGTCCCAGGGAGACAAGGTCAAAGGATTATCTGCACCTTTATGCAGGACTTTAACTTGTTAGGAGGAATCATGGCACTGGCTGAGCCTTCCGGGCTCTTTCACCCTTACTGGCTCTTAACGCTTCACGGTCTTATCTGGCATCTTTTGCTGGTCTATATCGGTCTCTTAATCGCATTCTCCCGCTTTTCAGATGTCTCACTTAAGGGATTTGTAAAAACCTTGCCCCTGTTTTTGATTTGCTGCATCATCGCTTCTATTATAAATCGAACTGCCAAGCCTTTGGGTCAGGCTGATATGTTCTATATTTCCCCCTATTACCCTTCCGCACAGATTGTATTTCATGAAATCGCTGTAGCGTTTGGTATAGGAGCTGGAAATGCAGTCTATTTATTTGCAACCTGTCTGGGTGGATTTATCTTTCACGTGATCTTTAACAGAATCCATCTGCGACCGGTACAGCCAATAGAAAAATAGTAACTTATAAGAGTTAGAAAAAGGAGGAATTTCACATGTCAGATACAACAAAAAGAATGGAAGAAGCTTTGAAAAAGCACGATATGGGATATAACTGTGCCCAGGCCGTTTCCTGTGTCTTCTGCGACAAAGTGGGCATTGACGAGGAAACCATGTTCCGTATCACCGAAGGTATGGGACTGGGAATGGGCGGCATGGAAGGCACCTGCGGAGCCATTGGCGCTGCATCCATACTTTCCGGACTGAAAAACAGCTCCGCCCATTTAGACAGCCCGGACTCTAAAAAGATTTCTTATCAGATGTCCAGGCAATGCTTATCAAATTTTAAAAACCAGAATGGAAGCTTAATCTGTAAAGACATCAAAGGCGTGGAAACAGGGAATGTCCTGCGCTCCTGCAATGACTGCATCGCTGATGCCGTGAAGATTATTGACGAAACTCTTTTCTCGCCTCTTTGACGTCCTGTAAGAACTTCTTCCACTCATCTTCATGGGCTACAAAGTATCTGGGACAATCCTTTCCAGTGGCATCGTAATGGCGGATGACATCTTTCTCCGTCAATCCCAGATTCTCACAAAGCCAGGCAGTGAACTTGACAAGTGATCCATAGGTATCATCACTAAACTTGCCGGTCTCATCGGGATGGCAGCATTCAATGGAGATGGTATTGGGATTCTTTTCTTTTGATGTGGCGTATGCCATCTCAGTGATTGGAATCCCCTGAAGGACCTCACCATCCAGACCAATGATAAAATGACTGCTGGCAGAGATTTTTTTAATCCCCTTCTGATCCTTTAAGCTGTCAAAATAGGCCATGTTCTGCTTGGCAGTGGTTCCTGGATTTGCTACGTAATGTATGACTATTTCCTTGACCCGCTTCATCTCTGTCTGGGGCCTGGAGTATTCGTTGGGGGTTATGAAATCCTGCTCCACCCAAGAGGGCATGGTCACGGATTTTAAATCCACATAATTTCTTTGAAATATCTGACTCAGTGCGATTAAAAGCACGGTCAGGGCGGAAGCTAATATCAGTGTTTTACCGATTATGTACAGGATATTTAAAAATGTCTGTTTCTTCTTTTGCTTCCTGCGTCTTTCTCTTTGGCGCCGGCGCCGTTCCAGCTCGTTAAAGCTATCCTTTGTCTGATTTTTCATATGCCAAACTCCTGAAATGACTTTTCCTTAGTTTACGTCTTTTGAAGGGGGAAAGTCAATAAAAAATCAGGATTCAGGGAAGATTTAAGCCTTAGACTCCATATTCACGGTCTCACAGACCTCCTGTAAGAGCTGATGAAGATCCCTCTGGACCATCTCTTCACAAAGGATCACCAGTTTGTCTCCTGCCAAAAAGGAAGTCTCACCTCTCGGAACAAATTCTGCCTCTCCCCGGATTAAGGAAACCAAAAGACAGGTCCTTGGCCACTGAATTTCTGATACCTTTCGCCCCTCTGCTTCACTTCCATGAAAAATCATGCCTTCTACCAGTACCTTTTCTCCTCTGGAGACAAGACCATTCTGGGGATTTAGTCTGGCTAACAAACGGTGTAGCAGCTGATCGTAGACCGGAGCACAG
It encodes the following:
- a CDS encoding amino acid ABC transporter permease, which gives rise to MWEKLRDDFYQNFIVDDRWKYITEGLQNTLKITFFAVLIGILLGFLVAIIRSTYENTGRLKILNAICSVYLTVIRGTPVVVQLMIMYFIIFSFHDPGQIFTAILAFGINSGAYVAEIFRSGISSIERGQFEAGRSLGFNYAQTMWFIIMPQAFKNVVPTLANEFIVLLKETSVAGYIGLQDLTKGGDIIKSRTYSAFFPLISVALIYLVMVMVFSYLVTLLERRLKKSEH
- a CDS encoding basic amino acid ABC transporter substrate-binding protein, with protein sequence MKKNVIAIAAAVCMAAVLTACGGTGTKTETTAKATEKAGAESTAAETKTAESAAGGKLVMVTNAEFPPYEYHNNNEIVGIDAEIAKAIADKLGMELEIQDMAFDSLIPAVQSGKADFTAAGMTVNEDRKKNVDFTDTYAKAAQVIIVKEGSDIVNPDGLEGKKVGVQTGTTGDIYADDIKDAAVQRFNKGMDAVMALTQDKIDAVVIDREPATVFVKDNTGLKILDEAFTEEEYAIAVKKGNTELLEKMNGAIKELKDSGELQKIIDKYITAN
- a CDS encoding YwaF family protein, producing MKDFLEKTAWPMNPPLPYSLFHILFLAVGLTLAVLLAYYTSRRIDKKKLPRLLFICGLVLLGTELWKQLFLYYVVNEQTYNWWYFPFQLCSLPMYFCLLLPFVPGRQGQRIICTFMQDFNLLGGIMALAEPSGLFHPYWLLTLHGLIWHLLLVYIGLLIAFSRFSDVSLKGFVKTLPLFLICCIIASIINRTAKPLGQADMFYISPYYPSAQIVFHEIAVAFGIGAGNAVYLFATCLGGFIFHVIFNRIHLRPVQPIEK
- a CDS encoding C-GCAxxG-C-C family protein, with the protein product MSDTTKRMEEALKKHDMGYNCAQAVSCVFCDKVGIDEETMFRITEGMGLGMGGMEGTCGAIGAASILSGLKNSSAHLDSPDSKKISYQMSRQCLSNFKNQNGSLICKDIKGVETGNVLRSCNDCIADAVKIIDETLFSPL
- a CDS encoding N-acetylmuramoyl-L-alanine amidase family protein, whose translation is MKNQTKDSFNELERRRRQRERRRKQKKKQTFLNILYIIGKTLILASALTVLLIALSQIFQRNYVDLKSVTMPSWVEQDFITPNEYSRPQTEMKRVKEIVIHYVANPGTTAKQNMAYFDSLKDQKGIKKISASSHFIIGLDGEVLQGIPITEMAYATSKEKNPNTISIECCHPDETGKFSDDTYGSLVKFTAWLCENLGLTEKDVIRHYDATGKDCPRYFVAHEDEWKKFLQDVKEARKEFRQ